Proteins from a genomic interval of Alteromonas macleodii ATCC 27126:
- a CDS encoding polysaccharide lyase family 1 protein, producing the protein MKHIPIQLIVAFVAFLALSNCHAQSLAFEGALGFGKYTQGGNQGKVLVVSSLSDNAKSPQEGTLRWAIAQDYPRLIVFNVSGVIVLEKELEIKHGNVTIAGQTSPHGIVISGASTSVEANQVIIRHMRFRPGKDSEEGDAVTVRNTTDVIIDHCSLSWSKDEVGSFYNNQRFTLQYSILSESLNNAGHHKGNHGYGGIWGGSNASFLRNILANHTSRNPRINGWRLNPPYPQQQEFVDIKNNVIANWQKNSAYGGENGTANLVGNIYAPGPATKKLWFFQLWDDKESLTRLYVAENVMKGYSDMSEDNSKGIDIKSAKTGSKKEKDVITRSLSTSPFHQNEIDKLGDAQLTAQQTWTSLIENQDVGANLTRTGKDLDPVDSRILKQIQSNQYTSQNGIIDSELDVVDWSIYSSYFTANPAPSLTFHEENSWRVLAGIPTL; encoded by the coding sequence ATGAAACATATTCCAATTCAACTGATTGTCGCTTTCGTCGCGTTTCTCGCTTTGTCTAACTGTCACGCACAATCATTGGCGTTTGAAGGCGCGCTGGGGTTCGGAAAATACACACAAGGTGGAAACCAAGGAAAAGTGTTAGTTGTTAGCTCTTTGTCTGATAATGCCAAAAGCCCACAAGAGGGAACATTGCGATGGGCTATTGCGCAAGACTATCCCAGACTGATTGTCTTTAATGTGTCTGGCGTGATCGTGCTAGAAAAGGAGTTAGAAATAAAACATGGCAACGTCACTATTGCAGGACAGACATCTCCCCACGGAATTGTAATTTCTGGCGCATCAACAAGCGTTGAAGCTAATCAGGTCATTATTCGACACATGCGCTTTAGGCCGGGGAAAGACAGTGAAGAAGGCGATGCAGTAACCGTTAGAAATACCACTGATGTCATTATCGATCATTGTTCGCTAAGTTGGTCAAAAGACGAGGTAGGCTCTTTCTACAATAACCAACGCTTTACACTGCAATACAGCATACTATCAGAGAGTTTAAACAACGCGGGTCATCACAAAGGTAACCATGGCTATGGCGGCATTTGGGGTGGCAGTAATGCTAGCTTTTTGCGCAATATATTGGCCAATCATACCAGTAGAAACCCACGCATTAACGGATGGCGACTGAACCCGCCTTACCCACAGCAGCAAGAATTCGTTGATATCAAAAATAACGTTATTGCCAACTGGCAAAAAAACTCAGCTTATGGCGGCGAAAACGGCACCGCAAATCTGGTTGGGAATATTTATGCCCCAGGCCCCGCTACGAAAAAGCTATGGTTTTTCCAATTATGGGACGATAAGGAATCTCTCACTCGACTGTATGTTGCTGAAAACGTGATGAAGGGCTATAGCGACATGTCTGAGGACAACAGTAAAGGCATAGATATTAAGAGCGCCAAAACCGGTTCAAAGAAAGAAAAAGACGTAATCACTCGTTCTCTTTCAACGTCGCCTTTTCATCAGAATGAAATAGATAAATTAGGCGATGCGCAACTTACTGCGCAGCAAACATGGACAAGCTTGATTGAAAACCAAGACGTAGGTGCTAATCTCACCCGCACAGGTAAAGATCTAGACCCTGTAGACTCGCGCATACTTAAGCAAATACAAAGCAATCAGTACACAAGCCAAAATGGGATAATTGATAGTGAATTAGATGTGGTTGACTGGTCAATTTACAGCAGCTACTTTACTGCCAACCCCGCGCCCTCTCTTACTTTTCATGAAGAAAACTCGTGGCGGGTACTCGCAGGAATCCCAACACTGTGA
- a CDS encoding IclR family transcriptional regulator — MERYVIPSVMQALQLCQAIAESRSGLSASEIESALKLPRTSVFRLLRTLTSERVVEKRGTKYFYGTRIYEISAANSRSRYVQRITAPALSKLIATTNASAIICTLGDYCAFVIDVLDAREKQITTIRPGTKLPLFESAAGHVMLAYHPKYQNMNDSTHPANFDEQQAAKLRATTCTRGYAVSHFAPRNVTLVAVPVFMRDGELVSILAIELEGMIHDVKVLQAWSAKLKDIARQPTTGAHPYEQDMQ; from the coding sequence ATGGAAAGGTATGTTATTCCCAGTGTTATGCAGGCGCTGCAGCTATGTCAAGCCATCGCCGAGTCTCGCTCGGGGTTAAGTGCCTCTGAAATTGAGTCAGCGCTTAAACTTCCCCGCACATCAGTATTTAGGTTACTGAGAACATTAACCAGCGAACGGGTAGTCGAAAAGCGTGGTACAAAATACTTCTATGGCACACGCATTTACGAAATTAGCGCCGCTAACTCGCGCAGCAGATACGTTCAGAGAATCACTGCACCTGCGCTTTCGAAACTTATAGCTACAACCAACGCTAGCGCAATTATCTGTACATTAGGCGACTACTGCGCGTTTGTTATTGACGTTTTAGATGCCAGAGAAAAGCAAATAACAACAATAAGGCCAGGGACAAAACTGCCCTTATTTGAATCTGCTGCGGGTCATGTCATGTTGGCCTACCATCCCAAGTATCAAAACATGAACGACAGCACACACCCCGCAAACTTTGATGAACAACAAGCCGCGAAATTACGAGCAACAACTTGTACCAGAGGCTATGCCGTCAGCCACTTCGCACCGCGCAACGTAACGCTTGTTGCCGTGCCAGTCTTCATGCGAGATGGAGAGCTTGTATCAATTTTAGCAATAGAGTTAGAAGGTATGATCCACGACGTTAAGGTACTCCAAGCATGGAGCGCTAAACTCAAAGACATCGCCCGCCAACCAACCACCGGTGCCCACCCTTACGAGCAGGACATGCAGTAA